AGACCTTCCACCAATTACAGAATTAGATGTGTATGAACTCCATCGCATGGAAGTGGCTAACGATATTTGGACTGCAGCTCTAGTTACAGTTGAGCGGTCAGACAAAGGGATCCCAAAACCGGTTCCACCAAACATTCAGAAAGTGCTGTCAGAATATCAGGACGTGTTCGCTGAACCAACAATGTTACCACCTCATCAATAGTATGATCATGGTATCCACCTCGAGTCAGGCACTGTCCCAATCAACACCAAGCCATATCAATACTCACCTGCTCAGAAGGACGAAATCAAGAAGTAGGTGCAAGATTTGTTGAAGACAGGCGTCATTGCTCACAGCATGAGCCCGTACACTGCACTAGTTCTGTTGGTAAAGAAAAGGGATGGCAGCTGGCAATTCTGTGTCGATTTCAGATGACTGAATTCTGCAACTGTTAAGAACAAGTTTCCGCTACCGGTTGTGGATGAGCTGCGTGACGAACTGGAAGGTGCTACCTACTTCTCCGAGATTGATCTGCGTGCCGAATATCATCAGATCCGTATGCGCGaggaggatgaagagaagacagccttcaaaACTCACCACAGGCACTATCACTTCAGAGTGATGCCACTTGGCCTGTACAACGCCCCTGCGACATTTTAGTGCCTCATGAACATCGTGTTTGGGCGATACGTCCGTAAGTTCATCATCATATTTCTTGATGACATTTTAGTCTTCAGCACCGACCTGGAGGAACATGAGGAGCACTTGCGTCTCACCTTGCAACTGCTCCACGAACATCAGCTTTTCGCCAAGGCAACCAAGTGCTCCTTCGCACACACCAGCATCAAGTACTTGGGGCACGTGATATCCAAGGACGGACTTCCCATCGACATGAACAAGACCAGCGCCATGCAGGCCTGGCCCGTGCCCACGACGGTCACCAAGCTTCGCAGGTTCCTCAGCCCGACCAGCTATTACCGCAAATTTGTACCTCACTACTGCATCATCAGAAAGCTGCTTACCAAGCTCCTGACGAAGAAAGGGTTCGCATGGAACGACAAGGCCTAGCAGGCATTCGAGATGCTGAAGCAAGCCATGGTGAGCACGCCGGTGCTTGCGCTCCCAGACTTCGCAAAGCCGGCCACCCCGTCGTGTATCTCAGCAAATCCCTGGGCGTCAAGAATCAGAAGCTTTCAAGATACGAGAAGGACTTCTTGGGAGTGATGATGGCGATCGACAAGTGGCGGCCATACCTACAACGCGCCCCGTTCGAGATCGTCACTGACCACAAGAGCTTGTGCGCGCTTACAGATCAGTAGCTTCCTATGAACCTCCAGCGGAAAGTC
This genomic window from Aegilops tauschii subsp. strangulata cultivar AL8/78 chromosome 4, Aet v6.0, whole genome shotgun sequence contains:
- the LOC141021832 gene encoding uncharacterized mitochondrial protein AtMg00860-like, with protein sequence MNIVFGRYVRKFIIIFLDDILVFSTDLEEHEEHLRLTLQLLHEHQLFAKATKCSFAHTSIKYLGHVISKDGLPIDMNKTSAMQAWPVPTTVTKLRRFLSPTSYYRKFVPHYCIIRKLLTKLLTKKGFAWNDKA